One segment of Thermosynechococcus sp. HN-54 DNA contains the following:
- a CDS encoding Rpn family recombination-promoting nuclease/putative transposase: MHRDSLFYQLFAQLPQTLFDLLGIQTPQGYRFDSVELKQTAFRIDGVFVPPDPSGTVYFCEVQFQRDTTFYERFFAEIFLYLRLYYHTFSDWQAVVIYPHRQAEQTSFEPYDVLVESDRLRRVYLNELGSPEELPLSLALMQLTALPEAEMPTAARLLAERTRIEAVPRPEVIMELITTIVLYKFTELSREEVLRMLGFTTEELKRTRFYQEIYAEAQEEGLQRGLRQGLEQGLQQGLQQGLQQGETLVVLRQLRRRFGDLPAGLEEGIRQLSAHQIEALAEALLDFTDLGQVSAWLERSP; this comes from the coding sequence ATGCACCGCGACTCCCTCTTTTACCAACTGTTTGCCCAGCTACCTCAGACCCTCTTTGACCTCTTGGGCATACAGACTCCTCAAGGGTATCGTTTTGACTCAGTCGAGTTGAAGCAAACCGCTTTTCGCATTGACGGCGTCTTTGTGCCCCCTGACCCCTCAGGAACGGTTTATTTCTGTGAAGTCCAGTTTCAACGGGACACGACCTTCTACGAACGTTTCTTTGCTGAAATTTTTCTCTATCTGCGCCTGTATTACCACACCTTCTCTGATTGGCAAGCCGTGGTCATTTATCCCCATCGCCAAGCGGAACAAACCTCCTTTGAACCCTATGACGTCTTGGTGGAGAGCGATCGCCTGCGGCGGGTGTATCTGAATGAACTGGGGTCACCTGAGGAATTACCCTTGAGTCTTGCCCTGATGCAGCTCACAGCCTTACCCGAAGCAGAAATGCCGACAGCGGCACGGTTATTGGCAGAGCGCACTCGCATAGAGGCAGTTCCAAGGCCAGAGGTCATAATGGAGTTGATCACAACCATTGTCCTGTACAAGTTCACCGAGCTAAGTCGGGAGGAGGTGCTGCGGATGCTGGGGTTTACCACAGAAGAGCTGAAGCGGACACGGTTTTATCAGGAGATCTATGCCGAGGCACAAGAAGAAGGGTTGCAACGGGGTCTACGGCAGGGATTGGAGCAAGGATTACAGCAGGGATTGCAACAAGGGTTACAACAGGGAGAGACCCTCGTTGTCTTGCGGCAGTTAAGGCGGCGGTTTGGCGATTTACCAGCTGGCCTTGAAGAGGGCATTCGCCAGCTCTCTGCCCATCAGATTGAAGCTTTGGCAGAAGCCCTCCTTGACTTTACTGACCTTGGGCAAGTGTCTGCGTGGCTAGAGCGCTCTCCCTAG
- a CDS encoding Rpn family recombination-promoting nuclease/putative transposase, with amino-acid sequence MKQTAFRIDGVFVPPDPSGTVYFCEVQFQRDTTFYERFFAEIFLYLRLYRHTFSDWQAVVIYPHRQAEQTSFEPYDVLVESDRLRRVYLNELGSPEELPLSLALMQLTALPEAEMPTAARLLAERTRIEAVPRPEVIMELITTIVLYKFTELSREEVLRMLGFTTEELKRTRFYQEVYAEAREEGLQQGLQQGLQQGETLVVLRLLRRRFGDLPASLEEGIRQLSAHQIEALAEALLDFTDLRQVSAWLERSP; translated from the coding sequence TTGAAGCAAACCGCTTTTCGCATTGACGGCGTCTTTGTGCCCCCTGACCCCTCAGGAACCGTCTATTTCTGTGAAGTGCAGTTTCAACGGGACACGACCTTCTACGAACGTTTCTTTGCTGAAATTTTTCTCTATCTGCGCCTGTATCGCCACACCTTCTCTGATTGGCAAGCCGTGGTCATTTATCCCCATCGCCAAGCGGAACAAACCTCCTTTGAACCCTATGACGTCTTGGTGGAGAGCGATCGCCTGCGGCGGGTGTATCTGAATGAACTGGGGTCACCTGAGGAATTACCCTTGAGTCTTGCCCTGATGCAGCTCACAGCCTTACCCGAAGCAGAAATGCCGACAGCGGCACGGTTATTGGCAGAGCGCACTCGCATAGAGGCAGTTCCAAGGCCAGAGGTCATAATGGAGTTGATCACAACCATTGTCCTGTACAAGTTCACCGAGCTAAGTCGGGAGGAGGTGCTGCGGATGCTGGGGTTTACCACAGAAGAGCTGAAGCGGACACGGTTTTATCAAGAAGTTTATGCTGAGGCACGGGAAGAGGGATTACAACAGGGATTGCAACAGGGATTACAACAAGGAGAGACCCTCGTTGTCTTGCGCCTCTTAAGGCGGCGGTTTGGCGATTTACCAGCTAGCCTTGAAGAGGGCATTCGCCAGCTCTCTGCCCATCAGATTGAAGCTTTGGCAGAAGCCCTCCTTGACTTTACTGACCTTAGGCAAGTGTCTGCGTGGCTAGAGCGCTCCCCCTAG
- a CDS encoding DUF3326 domain-containing protein, which yields MLTAVLIIPTGIGAAIGGYAGDAIPVVRALAQVCDRLITHPNVLNGAMLYWPLPNVWYVEGYALDEFAVGRWGLLPPRPNRIGLLLDAAIEAALQLRHRQAAAACSATLGLTITEPVITDEPLEVQLQTAASGATWGTVANPGSLLRAAEKLIQAAQADAIAIVTRFPDNPSTAALQHYRSGQGVDPLAGAEAVISHLVVQHFQIPAAHAPALQPLPLDETVHPRALAEEIGYTFLPSVLVGLSCAPRYSPSATEALWRQAVDAVIVPATALGGRGILAFAHQGVPILTVANNTTTLNVTGAHLGIETIPCQSYAEAIGVLSAMKAGVSWQSVTAAT from the coding sequence GTGCTGACGGCAGTTCTGATCATTCCAACCGGCATTGGGGCTGCCATTGGCGGCTATGCGGGTGATGCGATTCCAGTTGTTCGTGCCTTGGCGCAGGTGTGCGATCGCCTGATTACCCATCCCAATGTTCTCAATGGGGCAATGCTTTATTGGCCACTGCCCAATGTTTGGTATGTGGAAGGCTATGCCCTTGATGAATTTGCGGTTGGCCGTTGGGGATTGCTGCCACCCCGTCCAAATCGTATTGGCCTGTTACTAGATGCGGCGATTGAAGCGGCTCTCCAACTTCGCCATCGTCAAGCAGCGGCGGCCTGTTCTGCCACCTTAGGTTTAACCATTACTGAACCTGTTATTACGGATGAACCCTTGGAAGTACAGTTGCAAACCGCTGCCTCCGGCGCAACATGGGGCACGGTGGCGAACCCGGGTAGTTTATTGCGGGCGGCAGAAAAACTGATTCAAGCGGCTCAGGCGGACGCGATCGCGATTGTCACCCGCTTTCCCGACAATCCTAGTACGGCAGCTTTACAGCACTATCGCAGTGGCCAAGGGGTAGATCCCCTAGCGGGGGCGGAAGCCGTGATTAGTCATTTAGTGGTTCAGCACTTTCAGATTCCTGCGGCCCATGCTCCTGCACTGCAACCCCTCCCCCTTGACGAAACGGTGCATCCCCGTGCCCTTGCTGAGGAAATTGGCTACACCTTTTTGCCCTCGGTGTTGGTGGGGTTGAGTTGTGCCCCCCGCTATAGCCCAAGTGCTACTGAGGCGCTGTGGCGACAGGCCGTGGATGCTGTGATTGTACCGGCCACTGCCCTTGGTGGACGGGGAATTCTCGCCTTTGCCCATCAGGGCGTCCCCATCCTAACGGTGGCTAACAATACCACAACCCTCAATGTGACAGGTGCCCATTTGGGGATAGAAACAATCCCTTGCCAGTCCTATGCCGAGGCCATTGGCGTCCTGAGTGCGATGAAGGCGGGGGTGTCTTGGCAGAGCGTCACAGCAGCAACCTAA
- a CDS encoding NADH-quinone oxidoreductase subunit J, whose protein sequence is MDLATLTQTITFFALAGAVIVAALGVVLLNNVVYSAFLLGGVFLSISGLYILMNADFVSAAQILIYVGAVNVLILFAIMLVNKREAYTPVPGRWLRQGGAAVVSLGVFALLTKMILQTPWQLSSLPPTTDSITTIGQHFFSDFLLPFELASVLLLMALIGAVVLARRELVLEPEPILGEEVVPPLELPERPREPVALSEK, encoded by the coding sequence GTGGACTTAGCCACCCTGACCCAAACGATTACCTTCTTTGCCCTTGCCGGTGCGGTGATTGTTGCTGCCCTTGGTGTTGTGCTCCTGAACAATGTTGTCTATTCTGCCTTCTTGCTGGGGGGCGTGTTCCTCAGCATCTCTGGGCTGTATATTCTCATGAATGCTGACTTTGTCTCAGCGGCTCAAATTCTCATCTATGTCGGCGCGGTGAACGTTCTCATCCTCTTTGCGATCATGCTCGTCAATAAGCGCGAGGCCTATACGCCAGTGCCGGGGCGTTGGCTGCGTCAGGGGGGCGCCGCAGTGGTCTCCCTTGGCGTCTTTGCCCTGCTGACAAAAATGATTTTGCAAACCCCTTGGCAACTCAGCTCCCTGCCGCCCACGACTGACAGCATCACCACGATTGGCCAGCACTTTTTCAGCGATTTCCTCTTGCCCTTTGAATTGGCCTCGGTCTTACTGCTGATGGCCTTGATTGGGGCAGTGGTTCTCGCCCGCCGCGAACTGGTCTTGGAACCTGAACCCATCCTAGGGGAAGAGGTGGTACCTCCCTTGGAGTTACCGGAGCGTCCCCGTGAACCTGTAGCCTTGTCTGAAAAATAG
- a CDS encoding Rpn family recombination-promoting nuclease/putative transposase has product MHRDSLFYQLFAQLPQTLFDLLGIQTPQGYRFDSVELKQTAFRIDGVFLPPDPSGTVYFCEVQFQRDTTFYERFFAEIFLYLRLYRQTFSDWQAVVIYPDRQAEQTSFEPYDVLVESDRLRRVYLNELGSPEELPLSLALMQLMVVPESDMPRVARLLAQRSQSEKAPKPEVIIELITTMVLYQFTELSREEVLRMLGFTTEELKRTRFYQEIYAEAQEEGLQRGLRQGLEQGLQQGLQQGLQQGLQQGLQQGETLVVLRQLRRRFGDLPADLEEGIRQLSPHQIEALAEALLDFTDLGQVSAWLERSP; this is encoded by the coding sequence ATGCACCGCGACTCCCTCTTTTACCAACTGTTTGCCCAGCTACCTCAGACCCTCTTTGACCTCTTGGGCATACAGACTCCTCAAGGGTATCGTTTTGACTCAGTCGAGTTGAAGCAAACCGCTTTTCGCATTGACGGCGTCTTTCTCCCCCCTGACCCCTCAGGAACGGTCTATTTCTGTGAAGTGCAGTTTCAACGGGACACGACCTTCTACGAACGTTTCTTTGCTGAAATCTTTCTCTACTTGCGTCTGTACCGCCAGACCTTCTCTGATTGGCAAGCCGTGGTCATTTATCCCGATCGCCAAGCGGAACAAACCTCCTTTGAACCCTATGACGTCTTGGTGGAGAGCGATCGCCTGCGGCGGGTCTATCTGAATGAGTTAGGGTCACCGGAGGAATTACCCTTGAGTCTTGCCCTCATGCAGCTGATGGTGGTGCCAGAGTCAGACATGCCCAGAGTCGCCCGATTACTTGCCCAGCGGAGTCAGAGCGAAAAAGCGCCAAAGCCAGAAGTGATAATAGAGTTAATCACCACAATGGTGCTGTACCAGTTCACGGAGCTAAGTCGGGAGGAGGTGCTGCGGATGCTGGGGTTTACCACAGAAGAGCTGAAGCGGACACGGTTTTATCAGGAGATCTATGCCGAGGCACAAGAAGAAGGGTTGCAACGGGGTCTACGGCAGGGATTGGAGCAAGGATTACAGCAGGGATTACAGCAGGGATTGCAACAGGGATTGCAACAAGGGTTACAGCAGGGAGAGACCCTCGTTGTCTTGCGGCAGTTAAGGCGGCGGTTTGGCGATTTACCAGCTGACCTTGAAGAGGGCATTCGCCAGCTCTCTCCCCATCAGATTGAAGCTTTGGCAGAAGCCCTCCTTGACTTCACTGACCTTGGGCAAGTGTCTGCGTGGCTAGAGCGCTCCCCCTAG
- the nuoK gene encoding NADH-quinone oxidoreductase subunit NuoK, with protein sequence MQLTYVLILAALLFCIGIYGLVTSRNAVRVLMSIELLLNAVNLNLIGFANYLDGQQIKGQVFAVFVITVAAAEAAVGLAIILAIYRNRDTVDMEKFNLLKW encoded by the coding sequence ATGCAGTTAACCTATGTTTTGATCTTGGCAGCACTGCTGTTTTGTATTGGCATCTATGGCCTCGTCACCAGTCGCAATGCTGTGCGTGTGCTTATGTCCATTGAGTTGCTTCTGAATGCTGTCAATCTCAACCTGATTGGTTTTGCCAACTATCTGGATGGCCAGCAAATCAAAGGGCAAGTCTTTGCCGTGTTTGTGATTACGGTAGCAGCCGCCGAAGCAGCCGTGGGTTTAGCCATTATTTTGGCCATCTATCGCAACCGTGACACTGTTGACATGGAGAAATTCAACTTGCTGAAGTGGTAG
- a CDS encoding HhoA/HhoB/HtrA family serine endopeptidase has protein sequence MTVRLGKSVTYLSLMALGAAAAMFATHLMPASTPLVTPSLAQLPAPLPAGNDINFIARAVDQVGPAVVRIDASRTVQTRVPAIFNDPFFQEFFGPMMPPRSREERGIGSGFIISSDGLILTNAHVVDGANRVRVTLKDGRTFEGQVLGQDQLTDVAVVKVNANNLPVVRLGNSDNLRPGEWAIAIGNPLGLDNTVTAGIISATGRSSGDIGVPDKRVGFIQTDAAINPGNSGGPLLNQRGEVIGMNTAIIGGAQGLGFAIPINTAQRIANQLIANGRVDHPFLGIRMTDLTPEVQQRLNANPNSPVRVQESSGVLIFQVLPNSPAARAGLQPGDVIRRINGQNITKADQVQQMVESTGIGRTMELEVRRSGQTVTVAVQPAPLPAQASR, from the coding sequence ATGACAGTGCGTCTTGGTAAATCGGTCACTTATCTGTCGTTAATGGCATTGGGGGCAGCCGCTGCAATGTTTGCTACCCACTTGATGCCAGCGTCAACGCCCTTGGTGACTCCCAGCTTGGCGCAGTTACCGGCACCGCTACCGGCGGGAAATGACATTAACTTCATTGCCCGTGCTGTTGACCAAGTCGGCCCTGCGGTGGTGCGGATTGATGCTTCCCGTACGGTGCAGACCCGTGTGCCCGCGATCTTTAATGATCCTTTCTTTCAGGAATTTTTTGGGCCAATGATGCCCCCCCGCAGCCGTGAAGAACGGGGTATCGGGTCTGGCTTTATCATTAGCAGTGATGGCTTGATCCTCACCAATGCCCACGTGGTGGATGGTGCCAACCGGGTGCGGGTAACTCTCAAAGATGGTCGCACGTTTGAGGGTCAAGTTCTGGGGCAAGACCAGCTGACTGATGTGGCCGTGGTCAAGGTGAATGCCAACAATTTGCCCGTGGTACGCCTTGGCAATTCTGATAATTTGCGTCCTGGTGAGTGGGCGATCGCCATCGGTAATCCCTTGGGTCTCGATAATACGGTGACTGCGGGCATCATTAGTGCAACGGGACGCTCTAGCGGCGATATTGGCGTGCCCGATAAGCGGGTGGGCTTCATTCAAACCGATGCGGCCATTAACCCCGGCAACTCTGGTGGCCCCCTGTTGAATCAACGGGGAGAGGTGATTGGCATGAACACCGCGATCATTGGTGGTGCCCAGGGCTTGGGGTTTGCCATTCCCATCAATACAGCTCAACGAATTGCCAACCAACTGATTGCCAACGGTCGCGTCGATCACCCCTTCTTGGGTATTCGCATGACCGATCTCACCCCTGAGGTGCAGCAACGTCTCAATGCGAATCCCAATAGTCCTGTCCGCGTCCAGGAAAGTTCGGGTGTTTTGATTTTTCAAGTCCTGCCCAACTCGCCAGCCGCCCGTGCGGGTCTGCAACCGGGAGATGTAATCCGCCGCATCAATGGCCAAAACATCACCAAAGCGGATCAAGTACAGCAAATGGTGGAAAGCACAGGCATTGGTCGCACCATGGAACTGGAAGTGCGCCGTAGTGGCCAAACTGTAACCGTGGCCGTGCAGCCGGCTCCCCTCCCTGCCCAAGCTAGTCGCTAA